A window of Burkholderia ubonensis contains these coding sequences:
- a CDS encoding efflux transporter outer membrane subunit produces the protein MRAAALAAPFHPTVVRRMRVAVLLAGLGLLSGCLSLAPADTRPPAPIPAAFPDPSAAAAPAAQAPDWQAYFVDTRLQALIEQALANNRDLRAAVARVEEARAVHGIRRADQWPSINAGAAYARFRTPGGLLAPSPFIGRLYDVQLAETQWEIDFWGRVRNLKDAARERYLASDAARQATTLSVVTGVANAYLTLCEIDERIVLTRATIDSRRESLRIFRLRYAAGAISRLDLTQSEILLQQAESLGVQLQQARATAADALALLVGASPELPATPLTLDDQAVMPALAPGLPSALLENRPDVIAAEHQLRAAHANIGAARAAFFPRIALTSAIGSGSSALHDLLTSGTGVWSLIPSATLPLIDGGRNRSNLALANAQRDEAVAQYEKTVQSAFRDVSDALAACDWLAEQLRVERATLASQTERARLAKLRYDSGAVRFLEVLDAQRDLLNAEQQLVQTRRALLSSRVALYGALGGGPDDPRVPPTAQQPIHSTDSENRQ, from the coding sequence ATGCGCGCTGCCGCGCTTGCCGCTCCGTTTCACCCGACCGTCGTGCGGCGCATGCGTGTCGCCGTGCTGTTGGCGGGCCTGGGACTGCTGTCGGGCTGCCTGTCGCTCGCGCCTGCCGACACGCGCCCGCCCGCACCGATTCCCGCCGCCTTCCCCGATCCGTCGGCCGCCGCGGCGCCCGCCGCGCAGGCGCCCGACTGGCAAGCCTACTTCGTCGACACGCGCCTTCAGGCGCTGATCGAGCAGGCGCTCGCGAACAACCGCGACCTGCGCGCAGCCGTCGCGCGGGTCGAGGAAGCGCGCGCCGTCCATGGCATCCGGCGCGCGGATCAATGGCCGTCGATCAACGCCGGCGCCGCGTACGCGCGCTTTCGCACGCCCGGCGGCCTGCTCGCGCCGTCGCCGTTCATCGGCCGGCTCTACGACGTGCAGCTCGCGGAAACGCAATGGGAGATCGACTTCTGGGGCCGTGTGCGCAACCTGAAGGACGCGGCGCGCGAACGGTATCTGGCGAGCGATGCGGCCCGCCAGGCGACCACGCTGAGCGTCGTCACCGGCGTCGCGAACGCGTATCTGACGCTGTGCGAGATCGACGAGCGGATCGTGCTGACCCGCGCGACGATCGACAGCCGGCGCGAGTCGCTGCGGATTTTCCGGCTGCGTTACGCGGCCGGCGCGATCTCGCGGCTGGACCTGACGCAATCGGAAATCCTGCTGCAGCAGGCCGAATCGCTCGGCGTCCAGTTGCAGCAGGCGCGCGCCACGGCGGCCGATGCGCTCGCGCTGCTGGTCGGCGCGTCGCCCGAGCTGCCCGCCACGCCGCTCACGCTCGACGACCAGGCCGTGATGCCGGCGCTCGCGCCCGGGCTGCCGTCCGCGCTGCTCGAAAACCGTCCCGACGTGATCGCGGCCGAGCACCAGTTGCGCGCGGCGCACGCGAACATCGGCGCGGCGCGCGCGGCGTTCTTCCCGCGCATCGCGCTCACGAGCGCGATCGGCTCGGGCAGCTCGGCGCTGCACGACCTGCTGACGTCGGGAACGGGCGTGTGGTCGCTGATCCCCAGCGCCACGCTGCCGCTCATCGACGGCGGCCGCAACCGTTCGAACCTCGCACTCGCGAACGCACAGCGCGACGAGGCCGTCGCGCAATACGAGAAAACCGTGCAAAGCGCGTTCCGCGACGTGTCCGACGCGCTCGCGGCGTGCGACTGGCTGGCCGAGCAGCTGCGCGTCGAACGCGCGACGCTCGCGTCGCAGACGGAGCGCGCGCGGCTCGCGAAGCTGCGCTACGACAGCGGCGCGGTGCGCTTTCTCGAAGTGCTCGACGCGCAGCGCGACCTGCTGAATGCCGAGCAGCAGCTCGTGCAGACGCGCCGCGCGCTGCTGTCGAGCCGCGTCGCGCTGTACGGCGCGCTCGGCGGCGGCCCCGACGATCCGCGCGTGCCGCCGACGGCGCAGCAGCCTATCCATTCGACTGACTCGGAAAACAGACAATGA
- a CDS encoding HlyD family secretion protein, translated as MKTIPRPLLIGAGAAVLAVCVAYYGWSRWRDGRADAGLVSGNGRIEATEIDVATKLPGRVGAMLVDEGDFVKAGQPLASMDVLVLHAQLDEARAKEQQALNTAASVDAQVAQRRSDKAAAEAAVVQRESELDAARRRLARSETLSREGASSMQELDDDRARARSMEATVRAARAQVDAAQAAIDATKAQLVAAHSAVAAAQATVARVQADLSDSELTSPRDGRVQYRVAEAGEVLPAGGKVLNVVDLSDVYMTFFLPETVVGKVPLGADVRIVLDAAPQYVIPARVSFVSSTAQFTPKTVETANERQKLMFRVKARIDRDLLLRHLRLVKTGLPGVAWLKTDSHAAWPERLAIKVPQ; from the coding sequence ATGAAAACCATCCCGCGCCCTCTTCTGATCGGTGCCGGTGCGGCCGTGCTCGCCGTCTGCGTCGCCTATTACGGCTGGTCGCGCTGGCGCGACGGCCGGGCCGACGCGGGGCTCGTGAGCGGCAACGGCCGCATCGAGGCGACCGAGATCGACGTCGCGACCAAGCTGCCGGGGCGCGTCGGCGCGATGCTCGTCGACGAAGGCGATTTCGTGAAGGCCGGCCAGCCGCTCGCCAGCATGGACGTGCTCGTGCTGCACGCGCAGCTCGACGAGGCGCGCGCGAAGGAGCAGCAGGCGTTGAACACGGCCGCGAGCGTCGACGCGCAGGTCGCGCAGCGCCGCAGCGACAAGGCGGCAGCCGAGGCGGCCGTCGTGCAGCGCGAAAGCGAGCTGGACGCCGCCCGGCGCCGGCTCGCGCGCTCCGAAACACTGTCGCGCGAAGGCGCGTCGTCGATGCAGGAGCTCGATGACGATCGCGCCCGCGCGCGCAGCATGGAGGCGACCGTGCGGGCCGCCCGCGCGCAGGTCGATGCGGCGCAGGCCGCGATCGATGCGACGAAGGCGCAGCTCGTCGCCGCGCACTCCGCCGTCGCGGCCGCGCAGGCGACCGTCGCGCGGGTGCAGGCCGACCTCTCTGACAGCGAGCTGACCTCGCCGCGCGACGGCCGCGTGCAGTATCGGGTGGCCGAGGCCGGCGAAGTGCTGCCTGCCGGCGGCAAGGTGCTCAACGTCGTCGACCTGTCCGACGTGTACATGACGTTCTTCCTGCCGGAGACCGTGGTCGGCAAGGTGCCGCTCGGCGCCGACGTGCGGATCGTGCTCGACGCCGCGCCGCAGTACGTGATCCCCGCGCGGGTGTCGTTCGTGTCGAGCACCGCGCAGTTCACGCCGAAGACGGTCGAGACGGCCAACGAACGGCAGAAGCTGATGTTCCGCGTGAAGGCGCGCATCGACCGCGACCTGCTGCTGCGCCATCTCCGGCTCGTCAAGACCGGGCTGCCGGGTGTCGCGTGGCTGAAGACCGATTCGCACGCGGCGTGGCCCGAGCGCCTCGCGATCAAGGTGCCGCAGTGA